In one window of Mercurialis annua linkage group LG4, ddMerAnnu1.2, whole genome shotgun sequence DNA:
- the LOC126676640 gene encoding spermidine hydroxycinnamoyl transferase-like, with translation MDVTINKSCTVKPKEPTKTGSLPLSACDQVGTLTHVPTIYFYKPSPDWLMQSDAILTTLVDSLSRVLVPFHPLAGRLRFASNTRLELDCNDMGVEFREAESQSKLEDFGDLSQCLAYEYLIPNVDYTLPLHELPIMLAQLTKFQCGGVCLGLTICHVVADGQSALHFLSEWARIARGEPLGLAPFLDRNVLRVGDPLMESPVFDHEEFQHPPLLVGESNTLEERKKKTTVALLNLNKEQVEKLKRKANEGESIGFSRYQTLTGHVWRCACKARGHKPEQTTAIGICVDSRKRMRPQLPDGYFGNATFDVIAISTAGELTSKPLGYASRKIKEAVEKMTNEYVTSAITFLKNQKDLTRFQDIHALNSAEGPFYGNPNLGVVSWLTLPMYGLDFGWGKEIFMGPGTQGCDGDSFLIPGHDGDGSLALAICLQVAHMDAFKKYFYEDII, from the exons atgGATGTGACTATCAACAAGTCTTGCACAGTAAAACCCAAAGAACCAACAAAAACAGGCAGCCTCCCACTTTCAGCATGTGATCAAGTCGGAACTCTAACTCACGTCCCCACTATTTACTTCTACAAACCATCGCCGGATTGGCTTATGCAATCCGATGCCATTCTCACAACCCTGGTAGACTCGCTAAGTCGTGTACTAGTGCCCTTCCATCCACTCGCCGGCCGTCTGCGGTTCGCTAGCAATACCCGGCTTGAGCTGGACTGCAATGACATGGGTGTCGAGTTCCGAGAGGCGGAATCACAATCTAAACTGGAGGATTTTGGAGATCTTTCGCAGTGTCTAGCGTACGAATACCTAATTCCGAATGTGGATTATACGCTGCCATTACATGAACTACCGATAATGCTAGCACAACTCACTAAGTTTCAATGTGGTGGTGTTTGTCTTGGCCTGACTATATGTCATGTTGTTGCTGACGGACAAAGTGCACTTCATTTTCTTTCTGAGTGGGCGCGAATTGCTCGCGGTGAACCCTTAGGGTTAGCTCCATTTCTTGATCGGAATGTGCTTAGAGTTGGCGACCCGCTAATGGAATCCCCGGTTTTTGACCATGAAGAATTCCAACATCCACCATTGTTGGTGGGGGAATCAAATACTttggaagaaagaaaaaagaaaaccaCTGTAGCTTTGCTTAACCTAAATAAAGAGCAAGTTgagaaattgaaaagaaaagctAACGAAGGAGAGAGTATTGGGTTTAGTAGATATCAAACCTTGACTGGTCATGTGTGGAGATGTGCATGCAAAGCTAGAGGACATAAACCAGAGCAAACAACAGCAATCg gtATTTGTGTGGATTCACGTAAACGTATGCGACCACAATTGCCTGATGGGTATTTTGGAAATGCAACTTTTGATGTAATTGCAATCAGCACTGCTGGTGAGCTAACATCAAAGCCATTAGGATACGCTTCAAGAAAAATAAAGGAAGCCGTAGAAAAGATGACAAATGAGTATGTAACATCCGCTATTACTTTcttgaaaaatcaaaaagattTGACAAGATTTCAAGACATTCATGCCCTAAATAGCGCTGAAGGACCTTTCTATGGAAACCCTAATCTTGGAGTTGTGAGCTGGTTGACATTGCCGATGTATGGTCTTGATTTTGGTTGGGGAAAGGAGATTTTCATGGGGCCAGGAACTCAGGGTTGCGATGGCGACTCGTTCCTTATACCGGGTCATGATGGTGATGGATCGTTAGCTCTTGCTATATGTTTGCAGGTTGCTCATATGGATGCTTTTAAGAAGTATTTCTATGAAGATATTATTTGA
- the LOC126678161 gene encoding pentatricopeptide repeat-containing protein At2g17670-like, which yields MVKVTPTLRAMITIRLTSFEKIPNLFPPPSHFPEKITKPPNQFSQKPPAKIPDLDISKKFEITQQKKTLFKSPEPNEAKKLFTSLISSTQVPPDPIFLNSFFESYTAISTVDDSISLLRHMIESLPSFTPDLSTYHIILSKSCKLPDRTLSQVLQVLDLMKGNGFNPNQVTVDVAVRSLCSAGGEGVAVKLVKELSSKYLTPDVSTYNYLIQCLCKSRALSSVFAFVVEMQSEFDVKANHDTYAILVDSVCNAKSLCEGMRLLRMYRNCGVEPDCFLYNAIMKGFCKLGKNGEVVEVFKNMKEDGVEPDLLTYNSLIIGLSKCGRVRDALMYLQVMVESGCVPNVVMYTALMDGLCREGDALGALALLEEMEKKGCSPDSCTYNLLLLYMCKEGLLDKGIELYNAMKEAGMQLERASYGTFVRALCGEGKVDEAYEVFDYAVESKSLTDASAYMTLESALKSLTKTTEKVLAV from the coding sequence ATGGTGAAAGTCACACCTACATTACGCGCAATGATCACAATAAGACTAACTTCATTCGAAAAAATCCCGAACCTATTTCCTCCACCATCACACTTTCCcgagaaaataacaaaaccaCCCAATCAATTTTCCCAGAAACCCCCGGCAAAAATCCCTGACTTAGACATATCCAAGAAATTCGAAATTACCCAACAAAAAAAGACACTCTTTAAGTCGCCGGAACCCAACGAAGCCAAGAAACTATTCACTTCTCTCATTTCCAGTACCCAAGTCCCGCCCGACCCGATTTTCCTCAACTCATTTTTTGAATCCTACACTGCGATCTCCACCGTTGATGATTCAATCTCTCTTCTCCGCCACATGATTGAATCTCTCCCTTCGTTCACTCCTGACTTGTCCACTTACCACATTATACTCTCTAAATCTTGCAAATTACCTGATCGTACCCTCTCCCAAGTTCTTCAAGTTCTTGATCTTATGAAGGGTAACGGGTTTAACCCGAATCAAGTAACTGTTGATGTTGCTGTTAGGTCACTTTGTTCTGCTGGTGGAGAAGGTGTTGCTGTTAAATTGGTAAAGGAATTGTCTTCAAAGTATTTAACTCCTGATGTTTCTACTTATAATTATCTTATTCAGTGTTTGTGtaagtctagagctttgagcagtgTTTTTGCTTTCGTTGTTGAGATGCAGTCTGAATTCGATGTAAAGGCGAACCATGATACTTATGCTATATTGGTTGATAGTGTTTGTAATGCCAAGAGTCTTTGTGAGGGTATGAGGCTGTTACGTATGTATCGGAATTGTGGGGTTGAGCCGGATTGTTTTCTTTATAATGCAATTATGAAAGGTTTTTGTAAGTTGGGTAAAAATGGGGAGGTGGTTGAGGTTTTTAAGAATATGAAAGAGGATGGTGTCGAGCCTGATCTTTTAACTTATAATAGTTTGATTATTGGGTTATCGAAATGTGGGAGAGTTCGAGATGCACTAATGTATCTTCAAGTTATGGTTGAATCGGGTTGTGTTCCTAATGTCGTTATGTATACTGCGTTGATGGATGGATTGTGTAGAGAAGGTGATGCATTGGGTGCATTGGCTTTGTTGGAGGAGATGGAGAAGAAAGGTTGTAGTCCGGATTCATGCACGTATAATTTACTGCTTTTGTATATGTGCAAAGAGGGATTGTTGGATAAAGGAATTGAGTTGTATAATGCTATGAAAGAAGCTGGTATGCAACTTGAGAGGGCTTCTTATGGGACATTTGTGAGGGCTCTTTGTGGGGAAGGCAAGGTTGATGAGGCTTATGAGGTGTTTGATTATGCCGTTGAAAGTAAGAGTTTAACTGATGCTTCTGCTTACATGACTTTGGAAAGCGCACTTAAGTCACTGACTAAAACAACAGAGAAGGTTCTTGCTGTCTAA
- the LOC126678537 gene encoding uncharacterized protein LOC126678537, translating into MAEMNNICVHVPVRSISLPSRLHPNSLKIDSLLTNLKSSPNSLQTESIQIALTRLAELFVSIDELTTSPQTQKSFHLHQSNQVEDILDGSIGLIDICSSARDMFLNMQQHIQDLQSAFRRRGKDSTIERNIQDYITFRKKTKKDIAKSIRILKRFERKTASIINEEHHLIKVIKEAHAMTVTIFQSVFLFLSMPITKTSTSRWSMISKLVQSGFVGSDKDDDKMVNEVGRVDIGVSSISGEIRKSNGKLDVQEMQERLKKLDACTQEIEAKLDCLFRCMIQNRVSLLNLITP; encoded by the coding sequence ATGGCAGAAATGAACAATATTTGTGTGCATGTTCCTGTTAGGTCTATTAGCTTGCCTTCCAGGTTACATCCCAATTCTCTCAAAATTGACTCACTCTTAACCAACTTAAAATCTTCTCCAAATTCTCTACAAACCGAGTCTATTCAAATCGCCTTGACTAGACTCGCCGAGTTATTCGTCTCCATTGATGAACTCACCACCTCTCCTCAAACCCAAAAATCCTTTCATCTTCACCAGTCTAACCAGGTCGAAGACATACTCGATGGCTCCATCGGATTGATAGACATCTGCAGCAGCGCACGAGACATGTTCTTGAATATGCAACAACACATTCAAGATTTACAATCCGCGTTTCGCAGACGGGGTAAAGATTCAACCATCGAAAGAAACATTCAAGATTACATCACTTTCcgaaagaaaacaaagaaagaCATCGCCAAATCCATCAGAATACTAAAAAGATTCGAAAGAAAAACAGCATCGATCATCAACGAAGAGCACCATCTCATTAAAGTGATCAAAGAGGCGCATGCAATGACGGTCACTATATTTCAATCCGTGTTCTTGTTCTTGTCTATGCCGATCACGAAGACGAGTACGAGTAGATGGTCGATGATATCAAAACTGGTGCAGTCGGGATTTGTTGGTTCTGATAAAGATGATGATAAGATGGTGAATGAAGTAGGGAGAGTTGATATTGGCGTGTCTTCCATTAGTGGTGAAATTAGAAAAAGTAATGGCAAGCTTGATGTGCAAGAAATGCAAGAGAGATTAAAGAAACTTGATGCCTGCACTCAAGAAATTGAGGCTAAATTAGATTGTTTATTTAGATGTATGATCCAGAATAGAGTGTCTCTTCTAAATCTTATTACTCCTTAA
- the LOC126678854 gene encoding senescence-specific cysteine protease SAG39-like: protein MAITTQHKCICFIFVFGALASLAIARTLQDASMYEKHEQWMTRYGRVYKDANEKEIRYKIFKENVELIDSLNNAANKPYKLGINQFADLTNEEFKTSRNRFKGHMCSAQAGPFRYENVSAVPSTMDWRKKGAVTPIKDQGQCGSCWAFSAVQAVEGITQLSTGKLISLSEQELVDCDVKGVDQGCEGGLMDDAFKFILQNKGLTTETNYPYDGTDGTCSTKKESNPAATITGFEDVPANSEAALMKAVAMQPVSVAIDASGSDFQFYSSGVFTGECGTELDHGVGAVGYGESNGMKYWLVKNSWGTEWGEEGYIRMQKDIDAEEGLCGIAMQASYPTA from the exons ATGGCAATCACAACACAACACAAATGCATTTGTTTCATCTTCGTTTTCGGGGCTTTGGCTTCACTTGCCATAGCTCGTACTCTCCAAGACGCGTCTATGTACGAGAAGCATGAACAATGGATGACTCGATATGGCCGTGTATATAAAGATGCTAACGAGAAGGAGATTCGTTACAAGATCTTCAAAGAAAATGTTGAGCTAATTGATTCCCTTAACAACGCTGCAAACAAGCCATACAAGCTGGGGATAAATCAGTTTGCTGATCTTACTAATGAAGAATTTAAAACCTCAAGAAACAGATTTAAGGGTCATATGTGTTCTGCACAAGCTGGTCCTTTCAGATATGAAAATGTGTCTGCTGTTCCATCTACCATGGACTGGAGAAAGAAGGGAGCTGTTACACCCATCAAGGATCAAGGCCAGTGCG GATCTTGCTGGGCATTTTCGGCAGTACAAGCAGTAGAAGGAATTACTCAGCTATCAACTGGTAAGTTGATCTCACTTTCCGAGCAAGAACTTGTGGATTGCGACGTTAAGGGAGTTGATCAAGGCTGCGAAGGTGGTCTAATGGATGATGCCTTCAAATTCATTCTCCAAAATAAAGGCTTAACCACTGAGACTAACTATCCATACGACGGAACTGATGGAACATGCAGTACAAAGAAGGAATCGAACCCCGCAGCTACTATAACTGGTTTTGAAGACGTACCCGCCAATAGTGAGGCAGCACTGATGAAGGCAGTTGCAATGCAGCCAGTTTCTGTTGCCATCGATGCCAGTGGCTCTGATTTTCAGTTCTACTCGAGTGGAGTTTTTACGGGAGAATGTGGAACGGAACTAGACCATGGTGTTGGAGCTGTTGGGTACGGAGAAAGCAACGGAATGAAGTATTGGCTAGTGAAGAACTCTTGGGGAACAGAATGGGGTGAAGAAGGGTACATAAGGATGCAGAAAGATATTGATGCAGAGGAAGGACTTTGCGGAATTGCGATGCAGGCATCTTATCCCACTGCATGA
- the LOC126678759 gene encoding uncharacterized protein LOC126678759: MKITLPPFSPKGTTRSYNVRSISFPARSHPTICKIEQELSNQSSSSTPKNAAQIRDRLAELKEIYICIQDLLNLSLTQQALAQHHKEKWVGDTLDDFIKFLDICSNTRDAILAMKESVRDLQSALRRSKAGGDQLISIIETNANSYFCSRKKMKKEAKRSLESLKQNKENFAYSDHHDVDAVVKSVRGANSVSVSIFSSLLLFLSSPILKPKTSAKWGLLTKLVHRGSIVACEGQELEKMNELENVDQALMNLLVSNSKDELEEEKIESAQKMLQILEVSIEELENGLEWLFRELIQSRVSLLNIVSHQLE, encoded by the coding sequence ATGAAAATAACTCTGCCTCCTTTCTCACCTAAGGGTACTACTAGATCCTACAATGTTCGTTCCATAAGCTTTCCTGCTAGATCACATCCTACAATTTGCAAAATCGAGCAAGAGTTGAGCAACCAAAGTTCGTCATCAACGCCGAAAAACGCAGCTCAAATTCGCGATCGTCTAGCGGAACTTAAAGAGATCTACATTTGCATACAAGATCTACTAAACTTGTCACTAACCCAACAAGCCCTAGCACAACATCACAAAGAGAAATGGGTTGGTGACACATTAGATGATTTCATTAAGTTCTTGGATATATGCAGCAACACGAGAGACGCTATCTTGGCGATGAAAGAATCCGTTCGGGATCTTCAATCCGCTCTTCGAAGAAGCAAAGCGGGTGGAGATCAGCTAATAAGCATTATTGAAACAAATGCCAATTCTTATTTTTGCTctaggaaaaagatgaagaaagaAGCAAAAAGATCTCTTGAATCTTTGAAGCAAAACAAGGAAAATTTTGCATATTCCGATCATCACGACGTGGATGCGGTGGTTAAATCGGTTAGAGGGGCGAATTCGGTTAGCGTTTCGATCTTTAGCTCACTATTATTGTTCTTATCTTCACCAATCTTGAAACCAAAGACGAGTGCTAAATGGGGTTTGCTTACAAAACTGGTGCACAGAGGTTCAATAGTTGCATGTGAAGGCCAAGAATTGGAGAAGATGAACGAGCTAGAGAATGTGGATCAAGCATTAATGAATCTATTGGTGTCCAATTCGAAGGATGAATTAGAGGAGGAGAAGATTGAAAGTGCACAGAAAATGCTGCAAATTTTAGAGGTCAGCATTGAAGAATTAGAAAATGGATTAGAGTGGTTATTTAGAGAGCTAATTCAGAGTAGAGTTTCGCTCTTGAACATAGTGTCTCACCAGCTAGAGTGA
- the LOC126679506 gene encoding uncharacterized protein LOC126679506, whose protein sequence is MTVDMASIASSSSSHSKKLMKKLLALSIFAPRFSSSKCKTAAKMAVARMKLLRNKREAVVRQMRRDIALLLQSKQDATARVRVEHVIREQNISAANEFIELFCELVVSRLTIIAKRRECPADLKEGIASLIFAAPRCAEIPELAAIVKIFERKYGKDFVSAATDLRPDCGVNRMLIDKLSVRTPTGEVKMKVLKEIAKEHQIDWDTAESEKELLKPPEERIEGADAFVSASSLPLKLPERKIVDMDPPTLRSSKEGAMGNIQFRDTASAAEAAAESAKQAIAAAQAAAHLANKHFDPASQAPGFLNASEINPRYAMFSGSPIMESSPEILNHQSQGPAWVHNASNEQARSAQRDGEGLYRRHSYNNKTRSNEMDVHNVQRRQSYNAPFPDHQMDDDYRRDNSNYSSSPNSEMKFDESDCDEEIEMEESPARSGAPAPHRPPPPVPRVHPKLPDYDSLAARFETLKHQKSQT, encoded by the exons ATGACAGTAGACATGGCAAGCATAGCTTCGTCTTCCTCTTCACACTCCAAGAAACTCATGAAGAAACTTTTAGCTCTTTCCATTTTTGCCCCTCGCTTCAGCTCTTCTAAATG TAAAACAGCGGCGAAAATGGCGGTGGCGAGGATGAAGTTGCTGAGGAATAAGAGAGAGGCGGTGGTTAGGCAAATGAGAAGAGACATTGCTCTGCTTCTTCAATCGAAGCAAGACGCCACTGCTCGTGTGAgg GTTGAACATGTGATCAGAGAACAGAATATTTCTGCTGCAAATGAATTTATTGAGCTATTCTGTGAGTTAGTTGTCTCTCGGCTAACAATCATTGCGAAAAGAAG AGAATGCCCAGCAGACCTAAAAGAAGGGATTGCCAGTCTCATATTTGCAGCTCCGAGGTGCGCCGAGATTCCAGAACTAGCGGCCATTGTCAAGATATTTGAGAGGAAGTATGGCAAAGATTTTGTTTCTGCTGCCACTGATTTGCGACCTGACTGTGGCGTAAATCGCATG TTGATTGACAAGCTTTCTGTGAGAACTCCTACTGGAGAAGTGAAGATGAAAGTGTTGAAGGAAATTGCAAAGGAACACCAGATTGATTGGGATACAGCAGAATCCGAAAAGGAGCTTCTCAAGCCTCCGGAGGAGCGCATA GAAGGAGCCGACGCTTTTGTTAGTGCTTCAAGTTTACCTTTGAAGCTGCCTGAACGTAAAATTGTTGACATGGATCCACCGACTCTTAG ATCATCTAAGGAAGGAGCAATGGGTAATATACAGTTCCGAGACACTGCTTCAGCTGCTGAAGCAGCTGCAGAATCTGCAAAGCAAGCTATTGCGGCTGCACAGGCTGCTGCTCATTTAGCCAACAAGCACTTTGATCCAGCCTCTCAAGCACCTGGTTTTTTGAATGCTTCAGAAATCAATCCTAGATATGCAATGTTTTCTGGCAGCCCTATAATGGAAAGCAGTCCCGAGATATTGAATCATCAGTCACAGGGCCCTGCATGGGTTCATAATGCAAGCAATGAACAGGCAAGATCAGCGCAAAGGGACGGTGAAGGTCTCTATAGGAGACATAGCTATAATAATAAGACAAGGTCAAACGAGATGGATGTTCATAATGTCCAAAGGAGACAAAGCTACAATGCCCCTTTTCCAGACCACCAGATGGATGATGACTATAGGAGAGACAACTCCAATTATTCGTCTTCTCCAAATTCAGAAATGAAGTTTGATGAATCAGATTGTGATGAAGAAATTGAAATGGAGGAATCTCCGGCTCGCAGTGGTGCACCAGCACCACATCGGCCTCCACCTCCAGTTCCTCGAGTACATCCCAAGTTGCCAGATTATGATTCACTGGCTGCCCGCTTTGAAACTCTCAAGCATCAAAAGTCACAAACCTAG